From Neobacillus sp. PS2-9, the proteins below share one genomic window:
- a CDS encoding carboxypeptidase M32 — MSTKTIQIEKEFLDYVKKMTAYHEALGVIYWDLRTGAPKQGVEQRSEVIGMLSSEVFKMSTSEEMAAYIASLSKAEVDDKTRKILEECKKEYERNKKIPAEEYKEFVILQSKAESIWEEAKEKADFAMFSPYLEKLVEMTRRFISYWGHTEKRYDVLLDMYEPGMTTEVLDDVFGKLRERIVPLVKKISEADNKPNTDFLFKTFKKESQRDFSLEILAKMGYNFQAGRLDETVHPFAIGLNPGDVRVTTKYDENDFRTAIFGTIHEGGHALYEQNFSKELIGTPLCSAASMGIHESQSLFYENIVGRSLPFWKNNFELLKKYANGQFDYVDIESFYRAINESKPSFIRIEADELTYPLHIMIRYEIEKGLFDGTIQVKDLPQIWNDMYEQYLGIVPKNDGEGILQDVHWAGGSFGYFPSYALGYMYAAQFKHKMIEEIPHFNQLVEEGNLLPIKEWLTKNIHQYGKLKKPLEILRDVTGEGLNAEYLIEYLIDKYEKVYQLQ; from the coding sequence AAAAAAATGACTGCATATCATGAGGCACTTGGCGTTATTTATTGGGATTTAAGAACAGGAGCGCCCAAACAGGGGGTAGAACAGCGGTCAGAAGTAATCGGTATGTTATCTTCGGAAGTATTTAAAATGTCTACTTCTGAAGAAATGGCTGCTTACATAGCAAGTTTATCAAAAGCTGAAGTAGATGATAAAACAAGAAAAATTCTTGAAGAGTGCAAAAAAGAGTATGAACGTAATAAAAAAATTCCAGCGGAAGAATACAAAGAGTTTGTGATCCTCCAATCAAAAGCTGAGAGTATATGGGAGGAAGCGAAAGAGAAAGCTGATTTTGCTATGTTTAGTCCGTATTTAGAAAAGCTGGTAGAGATGACAAGAAGGTTCATAAGTTACTGGGGGCATACGGAAAAGAGATATGATGTCTTGTTAGATATGTATGAACCAGGTATGACGACAGAGGTACTGGATGATGTATTTGGTAAACTCAGAGAGAGGATTGTTCCTTTAGTAAAGAAAATCTCTGAAGCAGATAATAAGCCAAATACAGATTTCTTATTTAAAACTTTTAAAAAGGAAAGTCAACGCGATTTCAGCTTAGAAATCCTGGCAAAGATGGGATATAACTTTCAGGCTGGACGGCTGGATGAAACTGTTCATCCATTTGCGATTGGGCTGAATCCTGGGGATGTTCGTGTCACTACAAAGTATGATGAAAATGATTTTCGGACGGCTATATTTGGTACCATTCATGAGGGGGGCCACGCCTTATACGAACAAAACTTTTCAAAAGAGTTAATCGGCACACCTCTTTGTTCTGCTGCCTCTATGGGTATTCATGAATCCCAATCTCTTTTCTATGAAAATATTGTTGGAAGAAGCCTTCCTTTTTGGAAAAATAATTTTGAACTCCTTAAGAAATATGCAAATGGCCAGTTTGATTATGTTGATATTGAAAGTTTTTACCGGGCAATTAATGAATCTAAACCATCTTTTATTAGAATAGAAGCAGATGAACTAACCTATCCGCTTCATATCATGATTCGTTACGAAATAGAAAAAGGCTTATTTGATGGTACCATACAAGTGAAGGACCTGCCTCAGATTTGGAATGATATGTATGAACAGTACTTGGGAATTGTTCCGAAGAATGATGGGGAGGGTATTCTCCAGGATGTTCACTGGGCGGGAGGAAGCTTTGGATATTTCCCTTCCTATGCATTAGGATATATGTATGCTGCGCAATTTAAGCATAAGATGATTGAGGAAATCCCTCATTTTAACCAATTGGTAGAAGAAGGGAATTTGCTGCCGATTAAAGAGTGGTTAACGAAAAATATTCATCAATACGGGAAATTAAAGAAACCACTTGAAATTCTAAGAGATGTTACAGGTGAGGGCTTAAATGCAGAGTATTTAATTGAGTATCTCATTGATAAATATGAAAAGGTATATCAATTGCAGTGA
- a CDS encoding EamA family transporter, which translates to MKRLIPIIFISSSAALWGIIAIFVRKLTELGFTPMEIVTVRVVTAAVLLGILGISKYSSQMKIKWMDLKLFIGTGVCSIVLFNWCYFSAINQMSLSIAVILLYTAPVFVTALSFLFLKEKMDSVKLLSVLGTIAGCVMVAGVNLHATSFSFIGILTGLGAGFGYALYSIFGKFALKKYQPFTVTFYTFVIASITLLPLTNIWEKGSLLVSHEVLLYGIGLGLFPTVLAYLLYTKGLEKVDTSKAAIIATVEPVVATLLSVFLYREGFSVTQGIGTSLILLSVLLVNRSKNNSNQIYEEKASIQ; encoded by the coding sequence GTGAAAAGGCTCATTCCGATCATTTTCATTTCTAGTAGTGCTGCATTATGGGGGATTATTGCCATATTTGTTAGAAAGCTAACCGAATTAGGTTTTACACCGATGGAGATTGTCACAGTAAGGGTAGTGACTGCAGCAGTATTGCTTGGAATCCTTGGTATCAGTAAATATTCATCACAGATGAAAATCAAATGGATGGATCTTAAATTGTTTATAGGAACCGGCGTTTGCAGCATTGTGTTATTCAATTGGTGCTACTTTTCTGCAATCAATCAGATGAGTTTATCCATTGCTGTCATACTATTATATACAGCCCCTGTTTTTGTTACAGCTTTATCCTTTCTATTTTTAAAAGAGAAAATGGATTCAGTAAAATTATTATCAGTCTTAGGGACAATTGCAGGGTGTGTAATGGTTGCAGGGGTAAACCTTCATGCGACAAGCTTTAGTTTTATTGGAATATTAACAGGACTCGGGGCCGGCTTTGGATATGCCTTATATAGTATCTTTGGCAAATTTGCTTTAAAAAAATATCAACCCTTTACGGTTACTTTTTATACGTTTGTCATTGCATCTATCACATTACTGCCTTTAACAAATATTTGGGAAAAGGGTTCCTTACTGGTAAGTCATGAAGTTCTTCTATACGGGATTGGTTTGGGGCTTTTTCCAACGGTATTGGCTTATTTACTCTATACAAAAGGACTCGAAAAAGTAGACACTAGTAAAGCTGCTATTATTGCAACGGTTGAACCTGTAGTAGCCACGCTTTTAAGCGTTTTTCTTTATCGGGAAGGGTTCAGTGTTACCCAGGGGATCGGTACTTCCTTGATTCTTTTATCTGTTTTGCTTGTAAATCGGTCAAAAAATAATTCAAACCAAATATACGAAGAAAAGGCTTCAATCCAATGA
- a CDS encoding b(o/a)3-type cytochrome-c oxidase subunit 1, whose product MVNNTAVKVKVDPRDAKLSMAHFFVAFSALALGGLMGLLQTLVRSGKWELPWGIDYYQVLTVHGVLMGLVLTTFFIMGFQYAAVSRTTGGHSPAARRTGWIGFWVMLIGTLMAATMVLLKEASVLYTFYAPLKAHWIFYLGLTFVVVGSWIDGSAQILTYAKWRKNNPGQPSPLLSFMAVVNTVLWIVATLGVAATVLFQLLPWSLGLVDTVDVLVSRTLFWYFGHPLVYFWLLPAYMCWYAIIPKIIGGKIFSDSLARLSFILFLLFSIPVGFHHQLTEPGIDPAWKFLQVILTFMVIIPSLMTAFSLFATFERYGRSKGATGLFGWFRVLPWGDARFIVPFIGMAVFIPAGAGGIINASNQMDQVVHNTIWVTGHFHLTVATSVALTFFGISYWLVPHLTGRKLTKAMNKLGIIQGWVWTIGMAFMSTSMHAQGLLGGPRRSSFSTYGGAKQAAEWIPYQIAQAVGGSILFLGIILVLIIFINLAFFAPKGEEEFPVGEAERPEEKAPMVFENWKLWLGITAALILFAYTIPFIDIIQNAPPGSKGFQTWSKW is encoded by the coding sequence ATGGTTAACAATACAGCTGTAAAAGTAAAAGTTGACCCACGTGATGCAAAGCTTTCGATGGCACACTTTTTTGTCGCCTTCTCCGCTCTTGCTCTTGGTGGTTTAATGGGACTTCTCCAAACCCTCGTTCGTTCTGGTAAATGGGAACTTCCTTGGGGAATCGATTATTATCAAGTTTTAACTGTCCACGGAGTATTAATGGGACTTGTTTTAACCACTTTCTTTATTATGGGATTTCAATATGCTGCGGTAAGCAGAACAACTGGCGGACATTCCCCAGCAGCAAGACGTACCGGCTGGATTGGCTTTTGGGTCATGTTAATCGGTACATTAATGGCTGCAACAATGGTTTTGCTTAAAGAAGCATCTGTTCTTTATACGTTCTATGCTCCACTAAAAGCACACTGGATTTTTTATTTGGGCTTAACCTTTGTAGTTGTCGGAAGCTGGATTGATGGTTCTGCTCAGATTCTGACCTATGCAAAATGGCGTAAGAATAATCCAGGACAGCCAAGTCCGTTATTAAGCTTTATGGCTGTAGTGAATACTGTTCTTTGGATCGTTGCTACATTAGGTGTTGCTGCAACCGTTTTATTCCAATTACTGCCTTGGTCACTTGGCTTAGTGGATACTGTTGATGTTTTAGTCAGCCGTACATTGTTCTGGTATTTTGGTCACCCATTAGTTTATTTCTGGTTATTACCCGCTTATATGTGTTGGTATGCCATCATCCCAAAAATTATCGGTGGGAAAATTTTCTCCGATTCCTTAGCTCGTTTATCTTTTATTTTGTTCTTGCTTTTCTCTATACCGGTAGGATTTCACCACCAATTAACCGAACCTGGAATTGATCCAGCATGGAAATTCTTACAAGTAATTTTAACATTCATGGTTATTATCCCATCATTAATGACTGCTTTCTCTTTATTTGCAACCTTTGAGAGATATGGCCGTTCAAAAGGCGCAACTGGTCTTTTTGGCTGGTTCAGAGTTCTACCATGGGGTGATGCTCGTTTTATCGTTCCATTTATCGGTATGGCTGTTTTTATCCCAGCTGGTGCCGGTGGTATTATTAACGCTTCAAACCAGATGGACCAAGTAGTTCATAATACTATATGGGTAACAGGCCATTTCCACTTAACGGTAGCAACATCTGTTGCGTTAACATTTTTTGGAATTTCCTACTGGTTAGTACCGCATTTAACAGGACGTAAATTAACAAAAGCAATGAATAAACTAGGTATTATTCAAGGCTGGGTATGGACAATTGGAATGGCCTTCATGTCAACTTCCATGCATGCACAAGGTTTGCTTGGTGGCCCACGACGTTCTTCCTTCTCAACCTATGGCGGTGCGAAGCAAGCGGCAGAGTGGATCCCTTACCAAATTGCTCAAGCAGTTGGTGGCTCCATCCTTTTCTTAGGTATTATCTTAGTGCTAATTATCTTTATCAATCTAGCATTCTTTGCTCCAAAGGGAGAAGAAGAATTCCCAGTTGGTGAAGCAGAGCGTCCGGAAGAAAAAGCACCAATGGTATTTGAAAACTGGAAATTATGGCTTGGTATTACAGCTGCTTTAATTCTTTTTGCTTACACCATACCGTTTATTGATATCATTCAAAATGCACCACCAGGATCGAAAGGTTTCCAAACTTGGAGTAAATGGTAG
- a CDS encoding cytochrome c oxidase subunit II, producing the protein MHMHKFEKIWLAFGIGALVVFLVTIGVSAFYLGNKPPSCLTTINPEKVNQTKPFTEPGLHKVEGKEWDYELVYVASAFSFNPVQVKVPLGAKVRVIATTTDVVHGFEVAGTNINMMLEPGYVSEYTTTFDKAGEYLIVCNEYCGAGHHLMSSKIEVVK; encoded by the coding sequence ATGCATATGCATAAATTTGAAAAAATATGGCTCGCATTTGGAATAGGTGCCCTTGTAGTATTTTTGGTCACCATTGGCGTTAGTGCTTTTTATCTAGGTAACAAACCACCTAGTTGTTTAACTACTATTAATCCTGAGAAGGTCAATCAAACAAAACCATTTACAGAGCCAGGCCTTCACAAAGTTGAAGGGAAAGAATGGGACTATGAATTAGTGTATGTGGCTTCAGCCTTCTCATTTAATCCTGTGCAAGTAAAAGTACCACTAGGTGCGAAAGTAAGGGTCATTGCAACAACAACAGATGTTGTTCATGGATTCGAAGTAGCTGGAACTAATATTAATATGATGCTTGAACCTGGTTATGTCAGTGAATATACGACAACCTTTGACAAGGCTGGCGAATATCTAATTGTATGTAATGAATATTGTGGTGCTGGACACCATCTAATGAGTTCAAAGATTGAGGTGGTAAAATAA
- a CDS encoding cytochrome c oxidase subunit 2A, with protein MAKTELKTKQKTEIEDSSSLKGTLASVFFLGFFIVVTWVGVYYLFVERF; from the coding sequence ATGGCAAAAACAGAATTAAAAACAAAACAAAAAACCGAGATCGAAGACAGCTCTTCTCTCAAAGGAACATTAGCGTCCGTTTTCTTTTTGGGATTTTTCATTGTTGTCACTTGGGTAGGCGTCTATTACCTATTTGTAGAACGTTTTTAA
- a CDS encoding 3-oxoacyl-[acyl-carrier-protein] synthase III C-terminal domain-containing protein, producing MPAILSVSEVIPPYEINQNQAVEFARDLFADSFKDIERLLKAFQNGQIEKRHFVKGLDWFKDNHTFEEKNNAYIEAAVTLGSEAITKCLNNTIFLENPLPYEEIDAIFFISTTGVATPSIDARIMNQLPFSPHTKRIPIWGLGCAGGAAGLSRAFEYCLAFPEAKVLVLSIELCSLTFQRNDLSKSNLIGVSLFADGIACALVCGDSSNTKSYRKKAAYPSIIGTKSTLMPNSLDVMGWEIKNSGLYVVFSRDIPRIIEEWLKPNVKEFLDQYHMSLSQVDYFIAHPGGKKVLDAYVKSLDIPTSMTDISLEVLKQFGNMSSVTILYVLKRIMEKDIPKNTIGLGTALGPGFSSELLLMRWV from the coding sequence ATGCCCGCTATTCTTTCTGTTTCAGAAGTAATACCCCCATATGAAATTAATCAAAATCAAGCAGTAGAGTTTGCACGTGATCTTTTTGCAGACTCATTTAAGGATATTGAAAGACTCTTAAAAGCCTTTCAAAATGGACAAATTGAAAAAAGGCATTTTGTGAAAGGGTTAGATTGGTTTAAAGATAACCATACGTTTGAGGAGAAAAATAATGCTTACATAGAGGCTGCTGTAACACTTGGTAGTGAGGCGATTACCAAATGCTTAAATAATACTATTTTTCTTGAAAATCCCCTGCCTTATGAAGAAATTGATGCGATTTTTTTTATTTCAACTACAGGTGTGGCAACTCCAAGTATTGATGCGAGAATCATGAATCAACTCCCTTTTAGTCCACACACGAAACGGATACCAATTTGGGGGCTTGGATGCGCCGGTGGGGCTGCGGGATTATCAAGAGCATTTGAGTATTGCTTGGCATTTCCTGAAGCAAAGGTGCTTGTTCTTTCAATTGAACTATGCAGTCTAACCTTTCAACGTAATGATCTGTCAAAGAGTAATTTAATAGGGGTCTCACTATTTGCAGATGGGATTGCCTGTGCATTGGTTTGTGGCGACTCTTCGAATACAAAGAGTTATAGAAAAAAAGCAGCATACCCATCGATTATCGGGACAAAATCTACACTCATGCCAAACTCGTTGGATGTAATGGGTTGGGAGATTAAAAATTCAGGCTTGTACGTTGTATTCTCGAGAGATATACCTCGAATTATTGAAGAATGGTTAAAGCCAAATGTGAAGGAATTTCTAGATCAATATCACATGAGCCTAAGTCAGGTAGACTATTTTATTGCCCACCCTGGCGGTAAAAAAGTGCTAGATGCCTATGTTAAATCATTAGATATCCCTACTTCCATGACAGATATATCCTTAGAGGTGCTAAAACAATTTGGCAATATGTCGTCGGTTACAATCCTTTATGTACTGAAACGAATCATGGAGAAGGATATTCCGAAGAATACTATCGGGCTTGGAACAGCTCTAGGTCCAGGGTTTAGTTCTGAACTGCTACTAATGAGGTGGGTGTAA
- a CDS encoding isoprenylcysteine carboxylmethyltransferase family protein: MNNLLPFLVLFEVIISQRVTELLIAKSNERWMKKNGAIEFGVKHYRYMVVMHILFFIVFFGEKVGLNRGLSPIWPLLLTVFIVAQLVRLWAITSLGKYWNTKILVLADAKVIRKGPYRFIKHPNYFVVAIELLVVPLLFSSYITAILFTMFNAMILSRRIPEEEKALQDLTEYVDAFQDCNRFLPKIVK; this comes from the coding sequence ATGAATAATCTTCTTCCATTCCTTGTTTTATTTGAAGTCATCATTTCTCAAAGAGTAACAGAGCTTCTTATTGCTAAAAGTAATGAAAGATGGATGAAGAAAAATGGTGCCATCGAGTTTGGAGTAAAGCATTATAGATATATGGTTGTCATGCATATTCTGTTTTTTATTGTTTTTTTCGGCGAGAAGGTTGGGCTGAATCGCGGATTATCCCCAATATGGCCTTTATTGCTGACCGTTTTTATAGTTGCTCAGTTAGTCAGATTATGGGCAATCACTTCGCTTGGAAAGTATTGGAACACAAAAATTCTTGTCTTAGCCGATGCGAAGGTTATAAGGAAGGGGCCCTATCGTTTTATAAAACATCCAAATTATTTTGTCGTAGCTATCGAGCTACTGGTTGTTCCATTATTATTCTCTTCTTATATCACGGCTATCTTGTTTACCATGTTTAATGCGATGATTTTGTCTCGTCGAATTCCAGAGGAGGAGAAGGCTCTTCAGGATTTAACTGAATATGTTGATGCCTTTCAAGATTGTAATCGTTTTCTCCCTAAGATTGTTAAATAA
- a CDS encoding dynamin family protein gives MVKTASQIETFETLKNKIASLYNLLADEKDEVQAEKVKQLANKLMNREFLIAFCGHFSAGKSTMINRVVGENLLPSSPIPTSANLVRVKAGEEYAKVYFKNEKPRLYLAPYDYGLVKNYCKDGDKIESIEISHKDSRLPENTVIMDTPGIDSADDAHRIATESALHLADLIFYVMDYNHVQAELNFLFTKELTEAGKEVYLVINQIDKHKNDELSFTDFQKSVVDSFASWGVRPARIFYTSLKAENHPLNDFSELQQFIQSKLSEKEHLLIPSVFHSLRKITQDHIDQSHKLADEELIPILKILNELSEKERQELEASHQRVSQDLKKISEGTGIKEKNFENEISQILKNAIIMPFQTRALAESYLESCQPEFKVGFLFSKQKTNEEKSKRLESFYQDLLDKVKSQLEWHIREFLLRSIKEAEIEDIELQGLAQAFSIPIPMQLLEDAVKSGARVSGEYVLRYTEDVANEIKRSARNQLSEFKSKFVECLTIQTSKLQQQYEEEFTKIERYVNALTELKKAEQSIFIKDKKIDDLFTKHEILQEDRNQLFSQHDEEYDVIKIQEDSQVITNQEIISKNIVNTKIVSKDAGEMLEQSDNHLKQTVERLHLSSNLIKDLAGFQKISKELEEKANRLENKGFTVALFGAFSAGKSSFANALMGEKVLPVSPNPTTAAINKIKPVTAERQHGTVLVKFKDQGSMLEDVNRSLKVFDLHAIDFNYAVKMIDQILLDKSQEGVLEKTHFAFLQAFKKGFASLVPLLGTTKETDISDFNEFVAKEEKSCYVEWIELYYDCELTRKGITLVDTPGADSINARHTGVAFDYIKNSDAILFVTYYNHAFSKADREFLIQLGRVKESFQMDKMFFIINAIDLAENNEEKELVAEYVTDQLIKYGIRNPHLYSLSSLLALNEKQNKTQSTQSGMNYFEQAFYQFISNDLTEMAISSADKELDRVVELVNKLIQSSQEDITVKEQKRTEFEKEKAKIKGLLEKQSGESLQNRLIQEAEELIYYIKQRVFLRFGDFFKEAFNPSTLRDDGRNLKKALQAALDEFLESIGFDLAQEMRATTVRLDRFIEKILTDYHGQLIRNLQEVNGDLSFSAFEKSKYEKIDFSLAFKEMDHQQFTKALAHFKNPKSFFEKNEKQYMVEELNRILSVSADDYLKQSGDHLKSHYEIELLKETNCLVTKLQEQADDFYLSLLSALDGGVSIQRLMEIQQKLPK, from the coding sequence ATGGTTAAAACTGCCAGTCAAATTGAAACTTTTGAAACACTTAAAAATAAGATTGCTTCTTTATATAATTTATTAGCCGACGAAAAAGATGAAGTACAGGCTGAAAAAGTGAAACAACTTGCAAACAAATTAATGAATAGGGAGTTTCTCATTGCTTTTTGCGGGCATTTTTCAGCTGGGAAATCGACAATGATCAATCGAGTGGTTGGTGAGAATTTATTACCCTCAAGTCCAATCCCAACTAGTGCAAACCTTGTAAGAGTAAAGGCAGGAGAGGAATACGCCAAAGTTTATTTTAAAAATGAAAAACCAAGGTTATATCTAGCACCCTATGATTATGGGTTAGTCAAAAATTATTGTAAGGATGGGGACAAAATTGAATCCATTGAAATCAGCCACAAGGATTCTCGTTTACCTGAAAATACGGTGATTATGGATACACCAGGTATTGACTCTGCAGATGATGCTCACCGGATTGCAACAGAGTCAGCATTGCATCTTGCGGATCTTATTTTTTATGTCATGGATTATAACCATGTCCAAGCAGAATTAAATTTCTTGTTTACAAAGGAATTAACGGAAGCAGGGAAAGAGGTTTATTTAGTCATTAATCAAATCGATAAACACAAAAATGACGAATTAAGTTTTACCGATTTCCAAAAAAGTGTAGTTGACTCTTTCGCATCTTGGGGTGTAAGACCAGCAAGGATTTTTTACACGTCATTAAAGGCTGAAAATCATCCTTTAAATGATTTCTCTGAACTTCAGCAGTTCATTCAATCTAAGTTGAGTGAGAAAGAACATTTATTAATCCCGTCAGTTTTTCATTCGTTAAGAAAAATTACCCAGGATCATATCGACCAATCACATAAGTTAGCTGATGAAGAGCTCATTCCTATCCTAAAAATACTAAATGAACTATCGGAGAAGGAAAGACAAGAATTAGAAGCATCCCATCAACGAGTCTCTCAAGATCTCAAAAAGATAAGTGAAGGTACGGGGATAAAGGAAAAAAACTTTGAAAATGAAATTTCACAAATCCTGAAAAATGCAATCATTATGCCATTTCAGACAAGAGCTTTAGCGGAGAGTTATTTAGAATCCTGTCAGCCGGAATTTAAAGTTGGGTTCTTGTTCTCCAAACAAAAGACAAACGAAGAGAAAAGTAAGAGATTAGAGAGTTTCTATCAAGATTTACTAGATAAAGTAAAGTCACAGCTTGAGTGGCATATTCGAGAATTTTTACTCCGCAGTATAAAGGAGGCTGAAATTGAAGATATTGAGTTGCAAGGGTTAGCTCAAGCTTTCTCCATCCCTATTCCTATGCAGTTATTAGAGGATGCTGTTAAGTCTGGAGCACGTGTATCGGGGGAATATGTACTTCGTTATACTGAGGATGTGGCCAATGAGATAAAAAGATCCGCAAGAAATCAACTTTCTGAATTCAAAAGTAAGTTCGTAGAATGTCTAACTATTCAAACATCGAAATTACAACAACAATATGAAGAGGAATTTACCAAAATTGAAAGGTATGTTAATGCCTTAACAGAATTGAAAAAGGCAGAACAGTCTATTTTTATAAAAGATAAAAAGATTGATGACTTGTTTACAAAACATGAGATTCTTCAGGAGGATCGTAACCAACTATTTAGTCAGCATGATGAAGAATATGATGTGATTAAAATTCAAGAGGACTCCCAAGTTATTACTAACCAAGAAATTATATCTAAAAACATAGTGAATACAAAGATTGTTTCCAAGGATGCAGGGGAGATGTTAGAGCAGTCAGATAATCATTTAAAGCAAACAGTTGAACGACTTCATCTTTCATCGAACCTGATAAAAGATTTAGCCGGTTTTCAAAAAATTTCAAAGGAATTGGAAGAAAAGGCAAATAGGTTGGAGAATAAAGGGTTTACTGTTGCGTTATTCGGGGCATTTAGTGCTGGGAAGTCCTCATTTGCGAATGCTTTAATGGGGGAGAAGGTTTTACCGGTATCGCCAAATCCAACGACTGCTGCTATCAATAAAATTAAACCTGTTACAGCTGAAAGGCAGCATGGAACGGTCCTTGTGAAATTTAAAGATCAGGGCTCCATGCTCGAAGATGTAAATCGCTCCTTAAAGGTTTTTGATTTGCATGCTATAGATTTTAACTATGCAGTGAAAATGATTGACCAGATTTTACTAGATAAAAGCCAAGAAGGTGTACTTGAAAAAACACATTTTGCCTTTTTACAGGCATTCAAAAAAGGCTTTGCCTCTTTAGTACCTCTGCTAGGAACCACCAAAGAAACGGATATAAGTGATTTTAATGAATTTGTGGCAAAAGAGGAAAAATCCTGTTATGTAGAGTGGATTGAACTTTATTATGATTGTGAGCTAACAAGAAAAGGGATTACGCTTGTTGATACACCTGGAGCAGACAGTATAAATGCTCGCCACACAGGGGTTGCTTTTGATTATATTAAGAATTCAGATGCTATCTTATTTGTCACCTATTATAATCATGCTTTTTCAAAAGCAGACCGTGAATTTTTAATCCAGCTGGGACGTGTAAAAGAATCCTTCCAGATGGATAAAATGTTCTTTATCATTAATGCGATTGATCTTGCTGAAAACAATGAAGAGAAAGAACTGGTGGCTGAATATGTGACGGACCAATTAATTAAATATGGAATTCGAAATCCACATTTGTATTCCTTATCAAGCTTGCTTGCATTAAACGAAAAACAAAATAAAACTCAAAGCACGCAATCAGGGATGAACTATTTTGAACAGGCGTTTTATCAGTTTATTTCCAATGACTTAACGGAAATGGCTATTTCCTCTGCTGATAAGGAGCTGGATCGTGTCGTTGAATTGGTAAATAAGTTAATACAAAGTTCACAAGAAGACATAACGGTTAAGGAGCAAAAGCGAACAGAGTTTGAAAAAGAAAAGGCTAAAATTAAGGGGTTATTAGAAAAACAATCCGGGGAAAGCCTACAAAATCGTTTAATACAGGAAGCGGAAGAATTAATTTACTATATTAAGCAAAGGGTATTTTTAAGGTTTGGAGACTTCTTTAAAGAGGCTTTTAATCCGTCAACACTTAGGGACGACGGACGCAATTTGAAAAAAGCACTGCAAGCGGCACTTGATGAATTCCTAGAAAGTATTGGTTTTGACCTTGCACAAGAAATGAGGGCAACTACTGTAAGATTGGACCGGTTTATTGAAAAGATTCTTACAGATTATCATGGACAACTAATTCGAAACCTTCAAGAAGTGAATGGGGATCTATCCTTTTCGGCCTTTGAGAAATCCAAGTATGAAAAAATTGATTTTTCCTTAGCATTTAAAGAGATGGATCACCAGCAATTTACTAAAGCATTGGCTCATTTTAAAAATCCAAAATCCTTTTTTGAAAAGAACGAGAAGCAATACATGGTGGAAGAACTGAATCGAATTCTAAGTGTCTCAGCTGACGATTACTTAAAGCAGTCAGGAGATCATTTGAAAAGTCACTATGAAATTGAATTACTGAAGGAAACAAATTGTTTAGTAACCAAATTACAGGAACAAGCGGATGATTTTTACTTAAGTCTTCTCTCTGCATTGGATGGAGGCGTTTCAATCCAAAGGTTAATGGAGATTCAGCAAAAGTTACCAAAATAG
- a CDS encoding sulfurtransferase: MNFVKDRDWLFTNMNDSNFVIVDCRFSLADPHKGKKEYLESHIPGAVYFDLENDLSAPVMEHGGRHPLPDMEELIRKLENAGINECKSVIAYDHGEGAYAARFWWLLKYLGHKNVFVLNGGYKQWLEACYPVTADIPVFETVKFHVELNPDILATTNEVEEVVQNRLKDWILIDSREEKRYLGLEEPIDKKAGHIPGALNKPWMDGLHSYQYKSVEEQRQRFSNIDVKSQIIVYCGSGVTAAPNFLALKEAGYEKVKLYVGSFSDWISYAGNKIE; encoded by the coding sequence ATGAATTTTGTGAAAGACAGGGATTGGCTGTTTACTAACATGAATGATAGTAATTTCGTAATTGTCGATTGCCGATTTTCCTTAGCGGATCCGCATAAAGGAAAAAAAGAATATCTCGAAAGCCATATTCCAGGTGCGGTTTACTTTGATCTGGAGAACGATCTGTCAGCTCCTGTTATGGAACATGGTGGAAGGCACCCATTGCCAGATATGGAGGAATTGATCAGGAAACTTGAAAACGCAGGAATAAATGAATGCAAATCAGTTATTGCTTATGATCATGGGGAAGGAGCTTATGCAGCCAGATTTTGGTGGCTCCTAAAATACCTAGGTCATAAAAATGTCTTTGTCCTTAATGGAGGATATAAACAATGGCTGGAAGCCTGTTACCCAGTGACAGCAGACATTCCTGTGTTTGAAACAGTAAAATTTCATGTTGAACTAAATCCTGATATTTTAGCTACAACGAATGAAGTCGAGGAAGTTGTCCAAAATCGGTTAAAAGACTGGATTTTGATCGATTCCAGAGAAGAAAAGCGCTACCTTGGTTTGGAAGAACCAATCGATAAAAAAGCAGGACATATCCCCGGAGCACTAAATAAGCCTTGGATGGATGGCTTACATTCTTACCAATATAAGTCAGTTGAGGAACAAAGACAAAGATTTTCAAATATCGATGTTAAAAGTCAAATTATTGTTTACTGCGGTTCCGGAGTAACAGCTGCCCCTAATTTCCTTGCTTTAAAAGAAGCTGGATATGAGAAAGTAAAGCTTTATGTGGGGAGCTTTAGTGACTGGATTTCTTATGCTGGAAATAAAATCGAATAA